A stretch of Ipomoea triloba cultivar NCNSP0323 chromosome 13, ASM357664v1 DNA encodes these proteins:
- the LOC116002615 gene encoding histidine-containing phosphotransfer protein 1, whose amino-acid sequence MEVSQLQNSFLGYMAELFREGFLDAQFSQLQQLQDESNPTFVAEVVTLFFEDSERLLNDLNTTLNQPDVDFKKVDAHVHQLKGSSSSIGAQRVKNVCVAFRNFCEEHNIEGSLRCLQQVKQEYLLVKNKLETLFRLEQQIVAAGGAIPIFE is encoded by the exons ATGGAGGTGAGCCAATTGCAGAACAGTTTTCTTGGGTACATGGCAGAATTATTTCGTGAG GGATTCTTGGATGCTCAGTTTAGTCAGCTCCAGCAACTTCAGGATGAAAGCAACCCTACTTTTGTAGCTGAAGTTGTGACTCTCTTCTTTGAAGATTCTGAAAGATTACTCAATGATCTCAACACAACTCT TAATCAGCCAGATGTGGACTTTAAGAAGGTTGATGCTCATGTTCATCAGCTCAAAGGTAGCAGCTCAAG CATAGGTGCTCAGAGAGTGAAGAATGTCTGCGTTGCTTTTCGCAACTTCTGTGAAGAACACAACATTGAAGG GAGCTTGAGATGCTTGCAACAAGTAAAACAAGAGTACTTGCTAGTCAAGAACAAGCTTGAAACTTTATTCAGG TTGGAGCAGCAGATTGTGGCAGCAGGTGGAGCAATTCCAATATTCGAATAA
- the LOC116002616 gene encoding uncharacterized protein LOC116002616, whose product MASLTSRITFRVVIAILVILALYYVGRPLYWKISATVHDIRHNKQTVSGGFSQIVQEAQRSVGWFHDESDSGVHVDRKSAAARRLLVRQVS is encoded by the exons ATGGCGTCCCTAACATCGAGGATAACATTCAGAGTAGTAATAGCCATTCTGGTGATTTTAGCGCTCTACTACGTCGGCCGCCCTCTCTACTGGAAAATCTCCGCCACCGTCCACGACATCCGCCACAACAAACAAACCGTCTCTGGAG GTTTTTCGCAAATTGTTCAGGAAGCGCAGAGATCGGTAGGATGGTTCCACGATGAGTCCGATTCGGGAGTGCATGTTGACCGTAAATCGGCGGCTGCGAGGAGGCTCCTGGTGCGTCAGGTTTCGTGA